The segment AAAAATTTTTATTACCCTGCGGATTTCAGAAAACCCGAAAAGGACATCCGTATCCTGGAAACACGATTATTGATTTTGGAAGAAGGAAACTGGAAAGCCTTGCCTTACATCTGGAATGACGAACAGACTGATGCATATCTTGAAATAGGCGGGAAAAATATTGACGTGAAGTGGACGCATGATGATGGTAATGCGCGAACCGTAAACTATTCCGTGCCCAACACGAATCAATGTAAGGGCTGTCACCTGCGAGGCGATAAAATAATGCCCATCGGTCCAACCGCGAGACAACTTAACGGCTCCATAAAAGGGCACGATCATAACCAACTTGTTCAATTGGCGGAAAACGGCTGGTTAACCGGACTTCCACCCGCGGAAAAAATTGCTCGATTAGCATCTTACGACAATACAGAAGAAGCACTTGATTCGCGCGCCCGTGCCTGGCTGGAAGTAAACTGTGCCCATTGTCATCGTCCGGATGGCCCAGCCAAAACCAGCGGCCTTCATTTGCTGGCTGATGTAAAAAATCCATTTGAGTTGGGAATTGGAAAAGCCCCCGTGGCTGCCGGTCGTGGTTCGGGTGGTTTGAACTACGACATTGTGCCGGGTAAGCCTGAGCAATCCATATTATATTACCGCATCAAATCCGATGATCCGGGAGTGATGATGCCGGAGTTGGGCAAGAAGTTAGTGCATGAAGAGGGAGTGAAGCTGATTGAGGAGTGGATCAGGGAGATGAAATAAAATTGTACCGAAGTATTCTGTACAGTATTAGCTCGGACTACCTGAAGAATTGGTACTCACTCCAGTTCCCGAATCTCAAAATCATTTCCCTTTCCATATTTAATGAGGTCTTTCAGTAAATAGCGCTCGAGCGTGTGTATATTTTTCACGTTGAAATCACCATTGGCGAGAATGTACTCCACTACAAACTCATTGACCTCACCAAAGTTGATGAGTTTATATCTTTTCCCAACGCGCAACACATCAAACGATAAGCCTTTCATTATAAATCTTCTTCGCGCTCCAGCATTAAAATGGAAGACTGGGGAACGATGTAGTATTTTTCATTTTCGTAGATTACCTCAATCGCACCTTTTTGCAGAAAGATAGCCAGGTCGCCTTCCTGCGCTTGTAAGGGCAAGTACTTTACCTGTTCATCTTTTCCTTTCCACATGTCGTCCTCATCGGCCGGAAGGGGTAAGGGGTATCCGGGACCTACTTTGGTAATGTAACCACTTTGTATTTTTTCCTTTTCCTGAACACCAGGGGGAAGGTAGAGCCCGCTATCGGTTTTATCATTCTGTTTGGCCGGTTTGATCAATACACGATCCCCCACCACGATGAGTTTTTTGAGTTTGTTATCAGGTGTGAGTTTCATGGGGCAAAAGTACTATGCGCGCAGATTCAAGCCTTATTCTTATCCAGATTTTTACAACAGTTTGTGGAAATCAAACTATTTTATAAATTTCAGATTGTGAAAAGAGTATTCGCCATATTTCTCCTCTTTGTATTCCTGCTCAATGTGCTGGGCTACTATGGCGTTTTGATGGGCCTGAAGCTCAAACATATTCAAAATTTATTAGCCCAATTTGATGATGATGACTATGCGCGCGACCATGAAGTAACGATCAAAGTACCGATTGCCATACCCTATGCTACAGATTCGAGAGAGTACACACGGGTGAACGGTGAGTTTGAATACCAGGGCGAAGTTTACCGGATGGTCAAGCAAAAGCTTCAAAGCGATACATTGTTTATCGTATGTGTTAAAGATTTCAAGTCAAAAGCCCTGAAGCAGAAGTTAGCCGATTATGTAAAGTCGTTCACCGATAAGCCTTCGGGTGAGAAAAACCAGGCAAAAGGTTTACAAAATCTCATTAAGGATTTTATGGCAACCTCAACTGTTTTGCAGTCCACCAACATGGGTTGGAACTACCAGTTGCTTTCAGGTTGCATCTTGAATGTATTTCAATCGGTAAGCATTCCAATTACCAGTCCGCCTCCTCAGGCATAATTACAATTCAATTCCTTTTGGATTTATGGCATCCCGCATGTCGGGTATTGTCGTGTGAATGATTGCAGAATCTTTCATTTGGAAATTACACCATTCGAAAGTTTTGCTATCAACCAATGTAATTAACCTAAACAAAATCAAGTACCCCAATGAAGAAGATGATACTGCTCGGCTCATGTTTTTTGTGTGCCGGCATGTTGTATGGCCAGACATTTTCTGATGCCATAATGATGAAAAAAAGAGAGATCTGCTTTGCTTTTATGTTCGATCAAGGCAAATGGGATCAATACTGGGAAGGGAGCACCCTGATAACAAACATGAACATAGGCACCTTTACCCGCAACACCTATATGCCCATGATTGCCTATGGTATTACCGATAAGCTTAATGTTTTGCTGGTAACACCCTATGTAAAAACCCACTCGAACGGAGGCCAATTGGCCGGTGTGCGGGGATTTCAGGATGTGAACATTGGTGTGAAGTACGAGGCCTTTAAAAAGGACTTTGGTAAACATCGTGTTTCAGCGCTGGCTGTTGCGCAGTTTGGTACGCCCATGACAAATTACTTGTCGGATTACATGCCCTATAGCCTGGGCTTGGGAACACAAGAACTTACCGGGCGCATTATCGGGCAATACGAGTTTAACAAAATGGTTTACCTGCGTGGTACTGCCGCTTATGTTTGGCGCGGACAAACCGAAGTTGAACGATCCTATTACTACGCCAACGGAAGTTATTATACAACCTATATGGATGTGCCCAGCGCAGTAAACTACCAGGCTATTGTAGGAGGATGGGCATTGAATCATAACCTGCGATTGGAGGTTATTTACAATGTTCTGAATTGTGTAAGCGGTGATGATATACGCAGGTGGAACATGCCTCAACCTACCAACAAAATGGAAGTTACCCAGGCCGGCTTTTTTGCACAGTACTACCTTAAAGCCATTGAACCATTAAAGGGTTTTAGCCTGATGGCTTCATATAACCAGGTGCTGGAAGGCCGCAACATGGGCAAGTCTACCAACTTCGGTGGAGGCATTACCTATCAGTTTACATTCTAATTTTTCTTGTTATGAAAAAGATATTTACTATTACTTTAAGCGTGCTGCTGATTATCGCTGCGGCCACCAGTTGTGAAAACGATTTGCCTACATTTTTTAAGTTTTCAGCCTACGAGTTTACCGATTTAGATGTTGATGGAGGCAGTTGGCACCCCATCTTGTTTTCAAGCGGCAGTGATATCGTAATCGATGCGCCTGCAGCGGTTAATTCAGCTGAATACCTGGCTGAATTAGCAGCATTAAAATCGGCTACGCAAAACCTTAACGGAAGCCAACGGAATGCGGTTGAATACTGGACCAACAACCCGGCCATTCGTTGGAATGAAATAGCGCTTGAACTGGCCGCCAAATACAATCTCATTCCGCCTCCTAATCCTGACGGTACGTATACATTGCCATCACCGGCTAATCCTCAAGGCCCGCCACCATTCCCTTTTGCCCACCCGCCTTACACCAGCCGCATGCTTGCCTATTTAAGTGTTGCACAATTCGATGGTTTAATTGCTGCATGGTATTACAAATATGAGTACAACCGCCCTGCACCGTATGTTACGGATAACAGCATTCCGTATGCATATAAAAAGAATACACTTCCTTCGTACCCAAGTGATGGTGCGGTAATCGCCATTGTATCGCGCGACATACTCAAAGCCATGTTTCCTTTGGAACATGATTACCTGAACGCGCTGGCAGAAGAACATTTGAACAGCTTAACATGGTCGGGCTCCAATACCACCAGCGATATTGAAGCAGGTAAAGCAATAGGTACTGCTGTTAAAACAGCTGCATTGGCTCGCGCTTCAACCGATAAGATGAGCGCGGCCCAGGCACCACGCCCCGTATCGGATGCCATTAAGCAAGCAGCGATTGATCGGTTCGGTTGGTCGTGGGACAACCAGGAGGCTCCCCAACGACTGGTTGGCCTTACGCCTTTGTTTGGACAGGTAACCATGTGGAATGTACCCAATGTAGAAGATGTTCGGCCCGGCCCGCCCCCGGCCCCCGGTTCAGCCGAATTTGAAAGGGATGCTGCTGAGCTAAAAAGTATTGCTAAGAACCTTACTGAAAAGCAACGCAAAATAGCCAACTGGTGGTCGGATGGATTAGGGACCTATACACCTCCCGGGCATTGGAACAGGCGCGCAAAAGAATACATCGTTAAATATGGATTGAATCCGATCCGTACGGCACGCACGTTTGCGTATTTGAACATGGCTGTGATGGATGCCGGAATTGCGTGTTGGGATGCCAAGTATTATTATCACTATCCACGCCCCATCCAAACGATAAAAGGCTTCAAAACGATTTTGGGTACACCAAACTTTCCGGCTTATACCTCGGGGCACAGTACGTTTTCAGGCGCGGCTGCCGATGTGTTGGCCTATATTTTCCCAGCTGAAACAAATGCTGTTCGTGCCTGGGCCGATGAAGCCGGTGAATCAAGGATTTATGGGGGCATTCACTACCGTTTTGATGCGGAGGTTGGCTTGGCGCAAGGAAGAGCGGTAGCAGCTTATACCATTGCAAGGGCACAACAAGATGGTGCGGATAACTAAAATGCCCAGAACCATTTCAAAAACTGGCTCCACTTGAAAGGCATAATTTTTTTGAGGTCACTTCTGATTTATTCCTTGTTAATCCTCCTGTTGCCATTGGCACTTATGGCACAGGAGGATTCTTTGCGCATACGTCAACTCAATGAAGTAGAAGTAAAGGCTCAAAGACTTCTGGACATGAGCCGCTTGCCGGAATCATCCGGCACCTACTTATGGTCGGGCAAGAAAAATGAGGTGATTAGTTTAGGGGGCACCAATGCGAACATAGCCGAGAAGACAGGTCGCCAGATATTCGCCAAAGTGCCGGGCGTATTTGTATACGATATGGATGGCAGTGGAAATCAAATGAATATTTCTACCCGTGGGCTTGACCCGCACCGCGGGTGGGAATTCAACATCCGCAGAAATGGTTCCATCACCAATTCGGATATGTATGGATATCCGGCCAGCCATTACAGTATTCCAATGGAAGCTGTTGATCGGATTGAATTGGTTAGAGGTACTGGATCACTTCAATATGGTGCGCAATTCGGGGGCATGCTTAACTATGTAACGAAAGCCCCTGACAGTACACAAGCTTTTAGTCTTGAAAGCATTTCAACAGCAGGATCATACGGGTTATTAAGTACGTACATCGCGGCAAGCGGTACGGTTGGGAAATTTCAATATGCCACGTATTACACTAAGCGGGTATCGGATGGGTATCGTGAAAACAGTGAAACTGATTATGATGCGCAGTCGTTGCAATTGATTTATTCCCCTGTTAATTCTTTAAAGCTTACAGCCGAATTAAGCCGGTCGAATTATTTGTATCGAATTCCCGGGCCACTTACAGATGAAATGTTTGCGCAAGATTCAAGACAAGCAACCCGGTCGCGCAATTATTTTAATCCGGAAATTTATGTGCCGTCATTTCAGGTTGATTGGAAATTGAGCGACAATACAAAAGTATCATGGCTCACTTCAGCGGTGTTGGGTGACCGCAATAGTGTTATGTTTGACAGGCCGGCCAATGTTCCGGATGTGATTGACCCAATAACCAATCAGTTTGCGCCACGCCAGGTTGACATTGATAATTTCAACAGTTATACTTCAGAGTTGCGCCTGCTTCATACGTATACTTTAAACAGACGGGAAAGCAAACTGGTAGCCGGTATGCAATATTTCAATAACGATTTGCATCGCAGGCAACAAGGAAAAGGAACTACCGGTACCGATTTTGATCTCACCGTTACCGATCTAGTATTTGGTCGCGACATGCACCTGAAGTCGACCAATGTTGCGCTGTTTGCAGAAAACAAGTTTCAAGTTACAGATGAGTTATCCATTACCCCGGGTATTCGCTATGAAACGGGCCAATCAAACCTAACCGGCATTATTTCCTATTACGATGCCGATGAGGTTCCGAATACAATCGAACATAAATTCCCTTTGTTGGGGGTTAGTGCCCGGTATTCGTTGAAACATGGATCGCTTTATGCCGGTTGGGCGCAAGCATACCGGCCGGTGATTTTTAAAGACATCATACCGGCATCGGTTTATGAACGTGTGGATAAAAACCTGAAGGATGCTTACGGGTATAACCTGGAAGCAGGCTTTCGCGGAAACACAAAACACCTGCGCTGGGATGTTGGCGTATTTCACTTGCAATACAACAACCGGCTTGGCGCACAAGCCCTACGCGATGGGCAGGATGAATTTTACATCTATCGCACGAATATCGGTAATTCAGCAACAACCGGAACAGAGCTATACTTGGAGTATGTGGCCCCGCTTTACAAGCGTGTTTCCTTATCAGCATTTACTTCAACAGCCGTGTTCAACAGCCGGTACACGCATGCACAAATCCGTTCTGGCGAAAGCAATGTGGACATCTCCGGTAATAAACTGGAAAGCGTTCCGGATGTGATCACACGCAATGGCATAACCCTGCGCTCGGCACTGGGAAGCGTATCGTTGCTTTATAGTTATGTGGGTAAAACATTTGCCGATGCCATGAACACGGTAAATCCTTCGGCTACAGGTGCAGTGGGTTTGGTGCCTGGCTACGGGTTGTTTGATCTTAACTCAACGTTTGTCTTTCGTAGTGTTACGGTGCGAATAAATGTTAACAACATTACCAACAAACAATACTTTACCAAGCGTCCATCATTTTATCCGGGTCCTGGCATCTGGCCATCAGACGGCCGATCGCTTGTCGTTTCAGTAGGATTTAAAGTGTAGGATGCAATTAGTCCATAGTCGATAGCCTCTGGATGGGTTAATTGAATTTATACCCTATGCTTAACCCAAGATTTAGCAATCGATAATTGACTTCATCTTTATAAGATTCAAAGATTCTAGGGTTGGTGTCTCGGTTTCCCAATGTTGAATAATAAGTAAAGTCTGCTGCTGAATAACTTAGTCTTAAGCCCACATCTACTCTAGCCAGTAGTTTATAAGTACCCTTTTGTCGCAAATTCCACTTGTGATAAATTTCAGCTACCCCTCCATACAATAAGCCCACAAGATTGGGCTGTGCCCCCAGGTGCCTGCGTATTGTTAATGGTGCAAAGTCTGATTCTTTGAAACTGATTTCGTAATCGGGGTAGTCCATTATTCCTATGCCAAGCATGGGTCCAAAGTTTAACCCATTTCTTCTCCACGTAAGTTGATAATTTAAACCGCTGGAAATGGTTAAAACGGTGTAGTCAACTGCACGAATGCTAAAAGAGTTAAAGGGTGA is part of the Cyclobacteriaceae bacterium genome and harbors:
- a CDS encoding co-chaperone GroES translates to MKLTPDNKLKKLIVVGDRVLIKPAKQNDKTDSGLYLPPGVQEKEKIQSGYITKVGPGYPLPLPADEDDMWKGKDEQVKYLPLQAQEGDLAIFLQKGAIEVIYENEKYYIVPQSSILMLEREEDL
- a CDS encoding transporter, whose translation is MKKMILLGSCFLCAGMLYGQTFSDAIMMKKREICFAFMFDQGKWDQYWEGSTLITNMNIGTFTRNTYMPMIAYGITDKLNVLLVTPYVKTHSNGGQLAGVRGFQDVNIGVKYEAFKKDFGKHRVSALAVAQFGTPMTNYLSDYMPYSLGLGTQELTGRIIGQYEFNKMVYLRGTAAYVWRGQTEVERSYYYANGSYYTTYMDVPSAVNYQAIVGGWALNHNLRLEVIYNVLNCVSGDDIRRWNMPQPTNKMEVTQAGFFAQYYLKAIEPLKGFSLMASYNQVLEGRNMGKSTNFGGGITYQFTF
- a CDS encoding phosphatase PAP2 family protein, translating into MKKIFTITLSVLLIIAAATSCENDLPTFFKFSAYEFTDLDVDGGSWHPILFSSGSDIVIDAPAAVNSAEYLAELAALKSATQNLNGSQRNAVEYWTNNPAIRWNEIALELAAKYNLIPPPNPDGTYTLPSPANPQGPPPFPFAHPPYTSRMLAYLSVAQFDGLIAAWYYKYEYNRPAPYVTDNSIPYAYKKNTLPSYPSDGAVIAIVSRDILKAMFPLEHDYLNALAEEHLNSLTWSGSNTTSDIEAGKAIGTAVKTAALARASTDKMSAAQAPRPVSDAIKQAAIDRFGWSWDNQEAPQRLVGLTPLFGQVTMWNVPNVEDVRPGPPPAPGSAEFERDAAELKSIAKNLTEKQRKIANWWSDGLGTYTPPGHWNRRAKEYIVKYGLNPIRTARTFAYLNMAVMDAGIACWDAKYYYHYPRPIQTIKGFKTILGTPNFPAYTSGHSTFSGAAADVLAYIFPAETNAVRAWADEAGESRIYGGIHYRFDAEVGLAQGRAVAAYTIARAQQDGADN
- a CDS encoding TonB-dependent receptor, whose amino-acid sequence is MFLRSLLIYSLLILLLPLALMAQEDSLRIRQLNEVEVKAQRLLDMSRLPESSGTYLWSGKKNEVISLGGTNANIAEKTGRQIFAKVPGVFVYDMDGSGNQMNISTRGLDPHRGWEFNIRRNGSITNSDMYGYPASHYSIPMEAVDRIELVRGTGSLQYGAQFGGMLNYVTKAPDSTQAFSLESISTAGSYGLLSTYIAASGTVGKFQYATYYTKRVSDGYRENSETDYDAQSLQLIYSPVNSLKLTAELSRSNYLYRIPGPLTDEMFAQDSRQATRSRNYFNPEIYVPSFQVDWKLSDNTKVSWLTSAVLGDRNSVMFDRPANVPDVIDPITNQFAPRQVDIDNFNSYTSELRLLHTYTLNRRESKLVAGMQYFNNDLHRRQQGKGTTGTDFDLTVTDLVFGRDMHLKSTNVALFAENKFQVTDELSITPGIRYETGQSNLTGIISYYDADEVPNTIEHKFPLLGVSARYSLKHGSLYAGWAQAYRPVIFKDIIPASVYERVDKNLKDAYGYNLEAGFRGNTKHLRWDVGVFHLQYNNRLGAQALRDGQDEFYIYRTNIGNSATTGTELYLEYVAPLYKRVSLSAFTSTAVFNSRYTHAQIRSGESNVDISGNKLESVPDVITRNGITLRSALGSVSLLYSYVGKTFADAMNTVNPSATGAVGLVPGYGLFDLNSTFVFRSVTVRINVNNITNKQYFTKRPSFYPGPGIWPSDGRSLVVSVGFKV